The Haloarchaeobius amylolyticus genome window below encodes:
- a CDS encoding helix-turn-helix domain-containing protein → MQSLDVTVHLPPEYRLPVPDDLALGEDFVREEVLAWHTDEERGVDHFLSLVVGDRDACRAALESLPMVNAVDVTPVDDETFYAYVEMAPDPSSRVWTTALAGHDIVLVPPIVFTPYGDVQLTVLGDPAELREVVAGFPDDIEFEIERVGEHRHRPGSLAGRLTTRQFQAMEAAYRLGYYDVPREGTLAAVAEALDCSESAASTLLRKAERAMVEATLGDVPPGE, encoded by the coding sequence GTGCAATCCCTCGACGTGACCGTCCACCTGCCGCCGGAGTACCGGCTGCCGGTGCCCGACGACCTCGCCCTCGGCGAGGACTTCGTCCGCGAGGAGGTGCTGGCGTGGCACACCGACGAGGAGCGCGGCGTCGACCACTTCCTCTCGCTCGTCGTCGGCGACCGCGACGCCTGCCGGGCGGCGCTCGAGTCGCTCCCGATGGTCAACGCGGTCGACGTGACACCCGTCGACGACGAGACGTTCTACGCCTACGTCGAGATGGCGCCCGACCCGAGTTCGCGGGTCTGGACCACGGCACTGGCGGGCCACGACATCGTCCTCGTCCCGCCCATCGTGTTCACGCCCTACGGCGACGTCCAGTTGACCGTCCTCGGCGACCCGGCCGAACTCCGCGAGGTCGTCGCCGGGTTCCCCGACGACATCGAGTTCGAGATCGAACGCGTCGGCGAACACCGCCACCGCCCGGGGTCGCTGGCGGGGCGGCTCACGACCCGGCAGTTCCAGGCGATGGAGGCGGCCTACCGGCTGGGCTACTACGACGTACCACGGGAAGGGACGCTCGCGGCGGTCGCCGAGGCGCTCGACTGTTCGGAGAGTGCGGCCTCGACGCTGCTCCGGAAGGCGGAGCGGGCGATGGTCGAGGCGACGCTGGGGGACGTTCCACCGGGCGAGTAG
- a CDS encoding cytochrome P450 has protein sequence MAHTSSRERDAPADSADSDGLPPGPDGLPVLGNTLQLASDPASFYDELASYGDLVAYRAGGMQFCTLLHPDYVEQVLVTDADRFGKWGLTDFGVDFAAEGILFTEGETWKRQRTMAQPAFQLDRIRGYGDSMQAFAAALADGWDDGDVVAATDTFSDLTLRILTKSLFDLDLDESDRGAVVTRAATEFNRWAEPSLSTFVLPNWVPTPRRRRLDRAMGDFEALVDDLIAERAAAEGDHDDLLAMLLSARGEDGDISDRELRDTMMTFLFAGHETTSLALTYTCYLLATHPDVADRLRAEVDEVVGEDPVDVLDLPALSFLDRVVTESMRLYPPAFILFRKAREDVTLGGYTIPEGTKLTLPLFRIHRDDRWYDDPDSFRPDRWTDDFEDFLPEYAYFPFGGGPRHCIGMRFARMELKLVLATLVQRCRFEYLGEEPPQPRMGATYQPDRPMELRVEKR, from the coding sequence ATGGCGCACACGAGTTCACGAGAACGGGACGCACCCGCCGACAGCGCCGACAGCGACGGCCTCCCGCCCGGCCCCGACGGCCTCCCGGTCCTCGGGAACACCCTCCAGCTGGCGTCCGACCCCGCCTCGTTCTACGACGAGCTGGCGTCCTACGGCGACCTGGTCGCCTACCGCGCCGGCGGCATGCAGTTCTGTACGCTCCTCCACCCGGACTACGTCGAGCAGGTGCTCGTGACCGACGCCGACCGGTTCGGCAAGTGGGGGCTGACCGACTTCGGCGTGGACTTCGCGGCCGAGGGCATCCTGTTCACCGAGGGCGAGACGTGGAAGCGCCAGCGGACCATGGCCCAGCCGGCGTTCCAGCTCGACCGCATCCGCGGGTACGGCGACAGCATGCAGGCCTTCGCCGCGGCCCTGGCCGACGGCTGGGACGACGGCGACGTCGTCGCGGCGACCGACACCTTCTCCGACCTGACGCTTCGCATCCTCACGAAGTCGCTGTTCGACCTGGACCTCGACGAGAGCGACCGGGGCGCGGTCGTCACCCGCGCCGCGACCGAGTTCAACCGGTGGGCCGAGCCCTCGCTCTCGACGTTCGTCCTCCCGAACTGGGTCCCGACGCCCCGGCGCCGCCGGCTCGACCGGGCGATGGGCGACTTCGAGGCCCTGGTCGACGACCTCATCGCGGAGCGCGCGGCCGCCGAGGGCGACCACGACGACCTGCTCGCGATGCTCCTCTCGGCCCGGGGCGAGGACGGGGACATCTCCGACCGGGAGCTCCGGGACACGATGATGACCTTCCTCTTCGCCGGCCACGAGACCACGTCGCTCGCGCTCACCTACACCTGCTACCTGCTCGCGACCCACCCCGACGTTGCCGACCGCCTTCGCGCCGAGGTGGACGAGGTGGTCGGCGAGGACCCCGTCGACGTGCTCGACCTGCCCGCCCTCTCCTTCCTCGACCGGGTCGTCACGGAGTCGATGCGTCTCTACCCGCCGGCGTTCATCCTCTTCCGGAAGGCCCGCGAGGACGTGACACTCGGCGGCTACACCATCCCCGAGGGCACGAAGCTCACCCTCCCGCTGTTCCGCATCCACCGTGACGACCGGTGGTACGACGACCCCGATAGCTTCCGCCCGGACCGCTGGACCGACGACTTCGAGGACTTCCTGCCGGAGTACGCCTACTTCCCGTTCGGGGGCGGGCCGCGCCACTGTATCGGGATGCGCTTCGCCCGGATGGAGCTGAAACTGGTGCTCGCGACGCTGGTCCAGCGGTGCCGGTTCGAGTACCTCGGCGAGGAACCGCCACAGCCCCGGATGGGCGCGACCTACCAGCCCGACCGCCCGATGGAGCTCCGGGTCGAGAAACGCTGA
- a CDS encoding helix-turn-helix domain-containing protein, whose protein sequence is MRYLDVRIRQPDWMLHPMQSFIRHEDVVRYEELLTWNVQPEHGIEYELFYVEADRERYEPVIDGVDSIRWYDLTPIDDESFYVYACQEIRDVDMEWREAFVALNLLVFPPIIYDTDAAMRMTVIGSSEDLQTMLDELPEAIDVTVNEIGEFDSRHQRLAGAMTARQREAVAVAVEVGYYDVPRSGSLAAVAETLECAPSTASNHLRKAEAAVMRRLVESDGPD, encoded by the coding sequence ATGCGGTACCTCGACGTCCGCATCCGGCAGCCCGACTGGATGCTCCACCCGATGCAGTCGTTCATCCGGCACGAGGACGTCGTCCGGTACGAGGAGCTCCTGACGTGGAACGTCCAGCCCGAGCACGGCATCGAGTACGAACTGTTCTACGTCGAAGCCGACCGCGAACGCTACGAACCGGTCATCGACGGCGTCGACTCCATCCGGTGGTACGACCTCACGCCCATCGACGACGAGTCGTTCTACGTCTACGCCTGCCAGGAGATCCGCGACGTCGACATGGAGTGGCGCGAAGCCTTCGTCGCACTGAACCTCCTCGTGTTCCCGCCCATCATCTACGACACCGACGCCGCCATGCGGATGACGGTCATCGGGTCCTCCGAGGACCTCCAGACCATGCTCGACGAACTCCCCGAGGCCATCGACGTGACGGTCAACGAGATCGGCGAGTTCGACTCCCGGCACCAGCGCCTCGCCGGCGCGATGACCGCCAGACAGCGCGAGGCCGTCGCCGTCGCCGTCGAGGTCGGCTACTACGACGTCCCCCGGTCCGGGTCGCTCGCGGCGGTCGCCGAGACGCTCGAGTGTGCCCCCTCGACCGCCTCGAACCACCTCAGGAAGGCGGAGGCGGCGGTCATGCGCCGACTCGTCGAGAGCGACGGACCCGACTGA
- a CDS encoding acetyl-CoA carboxylase biotin carboxylase subunit has protein sequence MFRKVLVANRGEIAVRVMRACEELNISTVAVYSEADKNSGHVRYADEAYNVGPARAADSYLDHEAVIEAARKADADAIHPGYGFLAENAEFASKVEAEEGITWVGPAADSMEQLGEKTKARKTMREADVPIVPGTTDPVEDPEEVTEFGEEHGYPIAIKAEGGGGGRGMKIVESPDEAADQLQSAKREGEAYFDNDNVYLERYLENPRHIEVQILADHHGNVRHLGERDCSLQRRHQKVIEEGPSPALSDELREKIGAAARRGADSAGYYNAGTFEFLVEEEDRDAESGEVLGPDANFYFLEVNTRIQVEHTVTEELTGIDIVKWQLRVAADEEITFSQDDVDLSGHAMEFRINAENAANEFAPAPGGKLATYDPPGGIGVRMDDALRQGDQIVTDYDSMIAKLIVHGSDRDECIERSLRALREYEIEGVTTIIPFHRLMLSDEAFVLGTHTTKYLDEHLDHDRIAEAQEQWGSGGSGSAEEDDEVVEREFTVEVNGKRFEVNLEERGAMPLGGQGGSAGPKRGGSGGDSGGSSSGGGSGGGVEVEGDGEVVEAEMQGTILSVEVGEGDEVASGDVLCVLEAMKMENDIVASRGGTVTQVAIAEGQSVDMGDVLVVLE, from the coding sequence ATGTTCAGGAAGGTTCTCGTCGCGAACCGAGGTGAGATCGCAGTGCGAGTCATGCGCGCCTGCGAGGAACTCAACATCTCCACGGTCGCCGTCTACAGCGAGGCGGACAAGAACTCCGGCCACGTCCGCTACGCCGACGAGGCGTACAACGTCGGCCCCGCCCGCGCGGCCGACTCGTACCTCGACCACGAGGCGGTCATCGAGGCCGCCCGGAAGGCCGACGCCGACGCCATCCACCCCGGCTACGGCTTCCTCGCGGAGAACGCGGAGTTCGCGAGCAAGGTCGAGGCCGAGGAGGGCATCACCTGGGTCGGCCCGGCCGCCGACTCGATGGAGCAACTCGGGGAGAAGACGAAGGCCCGCAAGACGATGCGCGAGGCCGACGTGCCCATCGTCCCCGGGACGACCGACCCCGTCGAGGACCCCGAGGAGGTCACGGAGTTCGGCGAAGAGCACGGCTACCCCATCGCCATCAAGGCGGAGGGTGGCGGTGGTGGGCGCGGCATGAAGATCGTCGAGAGCCCCGACGAGGCCGCCGACCAGCTCCAGAGCGCCAAGCGCGAGGGCGAGGCCTACTTCGACAACGACAACGTCTACCTCGAGCGCTACCTCGAGAACCCGCGCCACATCGAGGTGCAGATCCTCGCGGACCACCACGGCAACGTCCGCCACCTCGGCGAGCGCGACTGCTCGCTCCAGCGCCGCCACCAGAAGGTCATCGAGGAGGGTCCGAGCCCGGCGCTCTCGGACGAACTCCGCGAGAAGATCGGTGCGGCGGCCCGCCGCGGCGCGGACTCGGCCGGCTACTACAACGCCGGGACCTTCGAGTTCCTCGTCGAGGAGGAAGACCGCGACGCCGAATCGGGCGAGGTCCTCGGTCCGGACGCGAACTTCTACTTCCTCGAGGTCAACACCCGCATCCAGGTCGAGCACACCGTCACCGAGGAGCTGACGGGCATCGACATCGTGAAGTGGCAGCTCAGAGTCGCCGCCGACGAGGAGATCACCTTCTCGCAGGACGACGTCGACCTCTCCGGCCACGCGATGGAGTTCCGCATCAACGCCGAGAACGCCGCCAACGAGTTCGCCCCCGCGCCGGGTGGCAAGCTCGCGACGTACGACCCGCCGGGTGGCATCGGCGTCCGGATGGACGACGCGCTCCGCCAGGGCGACCAGATCGTCACCGACTACGACTCGATGATCGCGAAGCTCATCGTCCACGGGAGCGACCGCGACGAGTGTATCGAGCGCTCGCTGCGCGCGCTCCGCGAGTACGAGATCGAGGGCGTCACGACCATCATCCCGTTCCACCGGCTGATGCTCTCGGACGAGGCGTTCGTCCTCGGCACGCACACGACGAAGTACCTCGACGAACACCTCGACCACGACCGCATCGCCGAGGCCCAGGAGCAGTGGGGCAGTGGCGGCAGCGGCTCGGCCGAGGAGGACGACGAGGTCGTCGAGCGCGAGTTCACCGTCGAGGTCAACGGCAAGCGCTTCGAGGTCAACCTGGAGGAACGCGGCGCGATGCCCCTCGGTGGGCAGGGTGGCTCCGCGGGCCCGAAGCGCGGCGGCAGCGGCGGTGACTCGGGCGGCAGCAGCTCGGGTGGCGGTTCCGGCGGCGGCGTCGAGGTCGAGGGCGACGGCGAGGTCGTCGAGGCCGAGATGCAGGGCACCATCCTCTCCGTCGAGGTCGGCGAGGGCGACGAGGTCGCCTCCGGCGACGTGCTCTGCGTGCTCGAGGCGATGAAGATGGAGAACGACATCGTCGCCTCCCGCGGCGGGACGGTCACGCAGGTGGCCATCGCCGAGGGCCAGAGCGTCGACATGGGCGACGTGCTCGTCGTCCTCGAATAG
- a CDS encoding NmrA/HSCARG family protein, which translates to MTKRILVVGATGLQSGAVVDALLSGVYGDFGVYAMTSDVKSDDAVDLRRLGARIVPGDLDRPGSYRPYFEQVDGAFLVTDSTDADYDREVRRGYDFVDAAARAGLDHLVFASAMGADFYADVDMLDAKLAIERRIRDRGVPATVVRPGVFVQHFEAERAAVRDGELAWPVSPTTLLPLVDAHDVGAVAAMAFAHPERFVGEDVDLAGDLLTLPEMAEAFSATIQREVDPVHLSREEAGERFGEQTVAYLHWIDGMGGLKFDATHLAELDIQPRSLREALDAGDWKPTPALP; encoded by the coding sequence ATGACGAAACGAATCCTCGTGGTCGGCGCGACCGGGTTGCAGAGTGGCGCGGTCGTCGACGCGCTCCTCTCCGGGGTGTACGGCGACTTCGGCGTCTACGCGATGACTAGCGACGTCAAGAGCGACGACGCCGTCGACCTCCGTCGACTCGGTGCCCGCATCGTCCCGGGCGACCTCGACCGACCCGGCTCGTACCGTCCCTACTTCGAGCAGGTAGACGGGGCGTTCCTCGTCACCGACAGCACCGACGCCGACTACGACCGCGAGGTGCGCCGGGGCTACGACTTCGTCGACGCCGCGGCCAGGGCCGGCCTCGACCACCTCGTGTTCGCGTCCGCCATGGGCGCGGACTTCTACGCCGACGTCGACATGCTCGACGCCAAACTCGCCATCGAGCGCCGCATCCGCGACCGCGGCGTCCCCGCGACCGTCGTCCGCCCCGGCGTGTTCGTCCAGCACTTCGAGGCCGAGCGCGCGGCCGTCAGGGACGGTGAACTCGCCTGGCCCGTCTCGCCGACCACCCTCCTCCCGCTGGTCGACGCCCACGACGTGGGCGCGGTGGCCGCGATGGCCTTCGCGCACCCGGAGCGGTTCGTCGGCGAGGACGTCGACCTCGCGGGCGACCTGCTCACCCTGCCCGAGATGGCCGAGGCGTTCAGCGCCACCATCCAGCGCGAGGTCGACCCGGTCCACCTCTCGCGCGAGGAGGCCGGCGAGCGCTTCGGCGAGCAGACCGTCGCGTACCTGCACTGGATCGACGGCATGGGCGGGCTGAAGTTCGACGCCACCCACCTCGCAGAACTGGACATCCAGCCGCGCTCGCTGCGGGAGGCACTCGACGCTGGCGACTGGAAGCCCACGCCCGCACTGCCCTGA
- a CDS encoding SDR family NAD(P)-dependent oxidoreductase codes for MDVPLHDDLDGQVALVTGANRGLGARIAADLADLGAVVYAGVRDADYEAPGDQRVVELDVTDEESIRAAVSCIEVEADRLDVLVNNAGITDPSGNTLVDDSVDDVDAVLQTNLRGPMLLAKFALPLLLRRPGGRVVNLSSGMGALGEEMTGGAPAYRVSKTGLNGLTAYLHGEYRDDGLLANSVCPGWVRTDMGGESAPRSVAAGADTPVWLSRFAPDAPGGRFWRDREVVDW; via the coding sequence ATGGACGTTCCACTCCACGATGACCTGGACGGACAGGTCGCGCTGGTCACCGGCGCGAACCGCGGTCTCGGCGCCCGCATCGCGGCCGACCTCGCCGACCTCGGCGCGGTCGTCTACGCCGGGGTCCGCGACGCCGACTACGAGGCGCCCGGCGACCAGCGGGTGGTCGAACTCGACGTGACCGACGAGGAGAGCATCCGCGCCGCCGTCTCCTGCATCGAGGTCGAGGCCGACCGCCTCGACGTACTGGTGAACAACGCGGGTATCACGGACCCGTCCGGCAACACCCTCGTCGACGACTCGGTCGACGACGTCGACGCCGTCCTCCAGACCAACCTCCGGGGGCCGATGCTGCTGGCGAAGTTCGCGCTCCCGCTCCTCCTGCGCCGACCCGGCGGTCGCGTGGTCAACCTCTCCAGCGGGATGGGCGCCCTCGGCGAGGAGATGACCGGCGGCGCGCCCGCCTACCGCGTCTCGAAGACCGGGCTCAACGGATTGACGGCGTACCTCCACGGGGAGTACCGCGACGACGGGCTCCTCGCCAACTCGGTCTGTCCCGGGTGGGTCCGCACCGACATGGGCGGCGAGAGTGCGCCCCGGAGCGTGGCGGCGGGTGCCGACACCCCGGTCTGGCTGTCCCGGTTCGCGCCCGACGCGCCCGGCGGGCGGTTCTGGCGCGACCGCGAGGTCGTGGACTGGTAG
- a CDS encoding peptide-methionine (S)-S-oxide reductase MsrA: MTRDARGAAALPSTALPLDAAASREVDTATFGLGCFWGPDARLGVRPGVVRTRVGYAGGSTPSPTYRDLGDHTEVVQVDFDPTETSYRDLLDWFVRAHNPRANSPIRQYDNVVLWHDVGQREAVEDVIAEQETRHGHVNTRAEPLDAFTVAEDYHQKYRLRSAPDLFDALAARYDDAAVRESTVAARLNGFVAGYGSAALLADEGAAYGLPDELLATLRERVA; this comes from the coding sequence GTGACACGCGATGCCCGCGGCGCTGCCGCCCTCCCATCCACCGCCCTCCCACTCGACGCCGCGGCCAGTCGCGAGGTCGACACCGCGACGTTCGGCCTCGGCTGTTTCTGGGGACCGGACGCCCGCCTGGGCGTCCGTCCCGGTGTCGTCCGGACCCGCGTCGGCTACGCCGGCGGGTCCACCCCGTCCCCGACCTACCGCGACCTCGGCGACCACACCGAGGTCGTCCAGGTCGACTTCGACCCCACCGAGACCAGCTACCGCGACCTGCTGGACTGGTTCGTCCGCGCGCACAACCCCCGGGCCAACTCGCCCATCCGCCAGTACGACAACGTCGTCCTCTGGCACGACGTGGGCCAGCGCGAAGCGGTCGAGGACGTCATCGCGGAACAGGAGACCCGCCACGGCCACGTCAACACCCGCGCCGAACCGCTCGACGCCTTCACCGTCGCCGAGGACTACCACCAGAAGTACCGGCTGCGCAGCGCGCCGGACCTGTTCGACGCGCTCGCGGCCCGCTACGACGACGCGGCCGTCCGGGAGTCGACAGTCGCGGCCCGGCTCAACGGGTTCGTCGCCGGGTACGGCTCGGCGGCCCTGCTGGCCGACGAAGGTGCGGCGTACGGCCTGCCCGACGAGCTGCTGGCGACGCTCCGCGAGCGCGTGGCGTGA
- a CDS encoding 2Fe-2S iron-sulfur cluster-binding protein encodes MSETRRRNGGDRQQIAYVTVHDGAETRLLVAAAGEALRDVLLRNDLSPHSRLTRRANCGGRGLCATCGVRLLDEQAPEHWHDDLAARFGYPRLSCQLTVTDDIEIRLDREKVVWGRREPSS; translated from the coding sequence GTGTCCGAAACCCGGAGACGGAACGGTGGCGACCGCCAGCAGATCGCCTACGTGACCGTGCACGACGGCGCAGAGACGCGGCTGCTGGTCGCAGCGGCCGGCGAGGCGCTCCGGGACGTGCTGTTGCGCAACGACCTGTCACCGCACTCGCGGCTGACCCGGCGGGCGAACTGCGGCGGCCGCGGCCTCTGTGCGACCTGCGGCGTCCGGCTGCTGGACGAGCAGGCGCCCGAACACTGGCACGACGACCTCGCGGCCCGCTTTGGCTACCCGCGGCTCTCCTGCCAGCTCACCGTGACCGACGATATCGAGATCCGACTCGACCGCGAGAAGGTCGTCTGGGGGCGGCGCGAGCCGTCGTCGTAG
- a CDS encoding ADP-ribosylglycohydrolase family protein produces the protein MTTARDDRAAGTLLGLACGDALGRPVEFRSPASIESTHGRLDEMVGHGTHDQPAGTVTDDTDMMLCIARSLAERGEFDGEDVAERFVGWYESGPFDIGIMTGQSIRAFRDGVAWDEAGRQVWEASAEGSNAGNGSVMRCVPHALAFGDDPDELVAVSRESSAITHADPRCTWGCALVNLVVASLLDGAEPMDALDAGLDRVRDEAPAELVTAAEAVPTMAPDDLQNSGYVVTTVQAGFFHGLRADTAADAIVEAVAMGGDADTIGAVAGAVAGARFGASALPEDWLDAVDVTEECRDLAGDLLALRDS, from the coding sequence ATGACGACAGCGAGAGACGACCGCGCAGCCGGCACGCTCCTCGGCCTCGCCTGCGGCGACGCCCTCGGCCGCCCGGTGGAGTTCCGGTCGCCGGCCAGCATCGAGTCGACGCACGGCCGCCTCGACGAGATGGTCGGCCACGGGACGCACGACCAGCCGGCCGGGACCGTCACCGACGACACCGACATGATGCTGTGTATCGCCCGGAGCCTCGCAGAGCGTGGCGAGTTCGACGGCGAAGACGTCGCCGAGCGCTTCGTGGGCTGGTACGAGTCGGGTCCGTTCGACATCGGCATCATGACCGGCCAGTCCATCCGGGCGTTCCGGGACGGCGTGGCGTGGGACGAGGCGGGCCGGCAGGTCTGGGAGGCCAGCGCCGAGGGGTCGAACGCCGGGAACGGGAGCGTGATGCGCTGTGTGCCGCACGCGCTGGCCTTCGGGGACGACCCCGACGAACTCGTCGCGGTGAGCCGCGAATCCTCGGCCATCACGCACGCGGACCCGCGGTGTACCTGGGGCTGTGCGCTGGTCAACCTCGTCGTGGCGAGCCTCCTCGACGGCGCGGAGCCGATGGATGCGCTCGACGCCGGACTCGACCGTGTGCGCGACGAGGCCCCGGCCGAACTCGTGACGGCGGCCGAGGCGGTCCCGACGATGGCGCCGGACGACCTGCAGAACTCGGGGTACGTCGTGACGACGGTGCAGGCCGGCTTCTTCCACGGACTCCGGGCCGACACGGCGGCGGACGCCATCGTCGAGGCGGTCGCGATGGGTGGCGACGCCGACACCATCGGCGCGGTCGCGGGGGCCGTCGCCGGGGCGCGGTTCGGGGCGAGCGCGCTCCCGGAGGACTGGCTCGACGCGGTCGACGTCACAGAGGAGTGCCGGGACCTGGCCGGCGACCTGCTCGCGCTCCGCGATAGCTGA
- a CDS encoding DUF7344 domain-containing protein: MLDSSRLGGSTFGDRGEAICETQIHDLLSNDRRRRVIEQLKEERPWMTLRQLADHIAELEADESPAPSNLRDSVYVSLHQGHLPKLDEAGIVDYDKDRKEVTLQETARQVDVYMEVVNRWGVTQATYYRVLATVSLLTVVLAEIGTLSSLPGNTVLYASVFLAIVAVSTAHQLWQRRWFLLRRLLESNTD, from the coding sequence ATGTTAGACTCTAGCAGGCTGGGTGGGTCGACGTTCGGCGACCGGGGAGAGGCGATCTGTGAGACACAGATACACGACCTGCTGAGCAACGACCGTCGCCGTCGTGTCATCGAACAGCTGAAGGAGGAGCGTCCCTGGATGACGTTGCGCCAGCTCGCGGACCACATCGCCGAACTCGAGGCCGACGAATCGCCGGCACCGAGCAACCTCCGGGACAGCGTCTACGTCTCGCTCCACCAGGGACACCTCCCGAAACTCGACGAGGCCGGCATCGTCGACTACGACAAGGACCGGAAGGAGGTGACGCTGCAGGAGACCGCACGCCAGGTGGACGTGTACATGGAGGTCGTCAACCGCTGGGGGGTCACGCAGGCGACGTACTACCGGGTGCTGGCGACGGTGAGTCTCCTCACGGTCGTCCTCGCGGAGATCGGGACCCTGTCGTCGCTCCCGGGGAACACGGTGCTGTACGCGAGCGTGTTCCTGGCCATCGTGGCGGTGTCGACGGCCCACCAGCTCTGGCAGCGTCGCTGGTTCCTCCTCCGGCGTCTGCTCGAATCGAACACCGACTGA
- a CDS encoding vWA domain-containing protein: MIVLDRSGSMDPQGEPNKFQNAKDGAKSLVDALGPGAQVGLVSFSDQGTVDEPLGSARQDVKDSIDGLSAGGTTNIADAISDAQSELAGGSGDNQYMVVLSNGVQNTGGDARGNATAAKDAGIHIISIAYGSGADQNLMEDISSPDKVDDGTIDDADENAFVGEITDIDDVFDDIGDIIVQQTGEQVFRRGTLGSDLEALSTDDGIPLDGDLSTDYDEIGGIGNETDPELGERECFAASETHYIGFAWYLPVDHANEIQTDSVVFNLGFYTEQCRHNDGSGQSGTNLQISGKRGNGFAKVQENYNGDQTISGGARARFGGQNTWELAVGDAPGSSNFSQGEYSWTSGKTVDWMVSYDDSSDELSFTFDGNTISQTLSSEPSGRIAVQGKADEATVEIDDLSLSVDGGAPDSPVPDGVTATNDGTGREIRYLSIDPGFDGSQSFEYSGTTTVSLQGDFPGGDEDVAFDVVVE, translated from the coding sequence ATGATTGTCCTTGACCGGTCCGGGTCGATGGACCCGCAGGGCGAGCCCAACAAGTTCCAGAACGCCAAGGACGGGGCGAAGTCGCTGGTCGATGCACTTGGTCCAGGCGCTCAGGTCGGCCTCGTGTCCTTCAGCGATCAGGGAACCGTGGACGAGCCTCTCGGTTCCGCCCGGCAGGACGTCAAAGACAGTATCGATGGACTGAGTGCCGGCGGGACGACGAATATCGCGGACGCCATCAGCGACGCTCAGAGCGAACTCGCCGGGGGGTCCGGTGACAACCAGTACATGGTCGTGCTGAGCAACGGCGTGCAGAATACGGGTGGTGACGCCCGGGGTAATGCGACCGCCGCCAAGGACGCTGGCATCCACATCATCTCCATCGCCTACGGCAGCGGGGCCGACCAGAATCTCATGGAGGACATCTCAAGTCCCGATAAGGTCGACGACGGGACGATCGACGACGCCGACGAGAACGCCTTTGTCGGCGAGATCACCGACATCGACGACGTCTTCGACGACATCGGGGACATCATCGTCCAGCAGACGGGCGAGCAGGTGTTCCGCCGTGGGACCCTCGGCTCTGACCTCGAGGCACTCTCGACGGACGACGGTATCCCGCTCGACGGTGACCTCTCGACCGACTACGACGAGATCGGCGGCATCGGCAACGAGACCGACCCCGAGCTGGGCGAACGCGAGTGCTTCGCCGCCAGCGAGACCCACTACATCGGCTTCGCGTGGTACCTGCCGGTCGACCACGCCAACGAGATCCAGACCGACTCCGTCGTGTTCAACCTCGGCTTCTACACCGAGCAGTGCCGGCACAACGACGGCTCCGGGCAGTCCGGCACCAACCTCCAGATCTCCGGCAAGCGGGGCAACGGTTTCGCCAAGGTTCAGGAGAACTACAACGGCGACCAGACCATCTCCGGCGGCGCCCGGGCGCGCTTCGGTGGACAGAACACGTGGGAGCTCGCGGTCGGCGACGCACCCGGCAGTTCGAACTTCAGCCAGGGCGAGTACAGCTGGACCAGTGGCAAGACCGTCGACTGGATGGTCTCCTACGACGACAGCAGCGACGAGCTGAGCTTCACGTTCGACGGCAACACCATCTCGCAGACGCTGTCGAGCGAACCGAGCGGCCGCATCGCGGTCCAGGGCAAGGCCGACGAGGCGACAGTCGAGATCGACGACCTGTCGCTGAGCGTCGACGGCGGGGCCCCGGATTCGCCGGTGCCAGACGGTGTCACCGCCACGAACGACGGCACGGGGCGGGAGATCCGCTACCTCTCCATCGACCCCGGCTTCGACGGGAGTCAGTCCTTCGAGTACAGCGGGACCACGACGGTCTCGCTACAGGGTGACTTCCCGGGCGGCGACGAGGACGTCGCCTTCGACGTGGTCGTCGAGTGA